DNA from Daucus carota subsp. sativus chromosome 1, DH1 v3.0, whole genome shotgun sequence:
ATATTGAAGTTACAAAATAGAAATTTGGATTTGCGtcaattttgtttcaaaatttaattttcttgtgtggaattttttttttttaagtaaaaaattgGATTTCAGCCTGCCAACCCTTTTACTGTCCATAGATCTCATTAATCGGAGACTATGGAAGACGACTTGATAACCCTTTCCTCTCTTTCCGCTACATATCTCAAACACACTGGGTAGTGACACAGAACCTGTGGAGTAGGATACATACCTTTAACAGCTACAGTATCTTCGTGGAAAAAGTGGTTGAGCAGCAGATGAACATCAAATTCCTGCCTTTATATAACCACAGTTCAGGCAGAAACGTTTTTACTTGGCTTCACCAGCTCAagtaaaatatgtaaaaaaggGTTAGTTGTCACAAATTAACAAAAGTTAATTCTGAGCCTAGTGTCCAAAGATCCACGACTCTAAATATCTGTATCAACAAAGCCAACAAAAGGTTGCAAATTAGATCCTAGCAAGTCTGTTTATATTCATCTTTTTAGTTGTATCGTCCTgtttactatatttataaagGATTATAACTAAGATATTGTAAGTGTACCCAAACGGGTACAAGATACCTGACTGTAGTGAACAGGTACAGCATGACCTGTGACAATTATCTTACTTCATTTACATGTTTACCTCCAAGCCATGCATTTattacttcttcttctagtaAACTCTTTTCCTTTTTGGCTGATAGTAATCCTCTCTGCAGTCATCATCCCGCCTGACCTTCTCTGACTTGCATAATTATTCATTTCGAATGTATTTAACGCCATCTCTATGATGACTGGAACCTCGTCTGTGGTCTCCCCCTCTGCACCACCTTTTCTCATCCCTAGAAGAACTTGGTTCAACTCTTGGTCCAAACTGGCTGCAATATTTCTCAATGAAATTTTTGTCATCAGAGAAAAGCATATTTTTATCAGTCTCTCCATGATTACTGCAACTAGAATCGCTGCCATAATGGCCCCTTCTCTCATGGCGATTTTTGGTAACATTATAATGATTGTGACTATGCCTTTCACCATCATATCTTTTAGAGTTATTGGACTTATATTCCACTTCCGAATTTGATCTCTCAGCATGTGTAAATGGGTTTGCTGATGTGTTCCCTGCAAGGGGTGCCACGCTAGCCATCCTAGGATTGCCGCTGCAAGATGTTTTAAATGATATTCTAGCTTAGATAGAAAGGGTACATCCTTATAAAAGCACAAAGTAAATAACATAGCAACTTACCCAAACGCAGGTACGTGACCATACATATATGGCATGTACGGATAAACTTCAATAGGTGAGACAGGATACAAAGATGCACTGAAGGGCATCAATCCAGTATTTCCATACATAGTAGGGTAAGGCATCAAAGGACCAAATGCAGTGTTATTCCAGTATGGTGTCACGTTAGTTGCCATACCCCCTACTTCATACACAGAGTTACCTGGAATTTGAACAAAATTAGGTTGCAACAACCTAAAACTTATATTTTgagaacaaacaaacaaatggAACAGCTATTACCTGTCTGCGGCATATGATGTGAACCATTAGCAAAGGGGCAGTCTCTTATAAAATGGTCTGGAGCATTGCACATGTAACACGTACGGTCCGCCtgatttcaaacaaaatattttataaaatggtGATTACTCAAGGTGTAAACAAAGAGCATTCAAGCATATCATGTTCACAGCATCCGCAGTATGTTATCGACTGGTGTTGTCAAATAAACTATTACAACAGAACCATAAAACTCGACAACTTGAGCTTGGTGTCGAATTCAATATCATTTAAGAACCATAAAACTAAGAACTGTGCATGTGTTCATGCACTTCTACGCTTATTGTGCCTAGGTTCTGCAGTTTCTTACAgcatttttttcaataaaaataaaattagttaaatatatatgatcgaCATAAAGATGAGTacatcataaattaatatatgtaaaaaagcTACATTTGCCTCAAATTAATATGGATAATGCACATACAGTCATACAGATGAAAGATCCATTTTGTCGTCTTGATACgttcaaattattatttcattttttgggGCGTATAATCTTTCACTTGTTAAGATAACAGGTTCACAATACTAGCAGCAAAAAGATTATACTGCAAGATGATGAGAGAGCAAAACGGCTTCACAGTACCGGCAGCAAAAAGATTATATTGCAAGATGATAAGAAATAGTATGTAGCACAAAATGTGCCAAtgcaaatatataataaaaaaaatttggtaCCGAAGTATGAAAAAGTTTTGGGATATTCTTAATCAACAAAATAAGGCCcaaaatgtttatatttttatcacaAAAGCATTATTATTCCATTTAAGAGTGCTTCAACCATTATTTCCTCATGAATTTAGCTAGCACAGCAAATCAGGAGCTGCGAGTACACACTTTTAAGGTGTATTTCCCATGTGGAATAAAACACAAACTCTAAAGAAAACCTAAAATACCATAAACTTAATATTAAGATAAGAGAAGAAAATTATAGACTCAGGACATACCTTTCTGTATCGAGCAGTACCTGAAACTCTTCCACCTTCACCTGTCACGGTTCAAATCATTAATACAAAGATCAACTATATTCCATCATGAAGGTGGACATAAACTAGCACATCTATCTTGAATTGAGAAGGAAAGTCAGCTAAAAAGCAAAACTAAAGAGCGCTTGTAAAGTCAACAATAACAGTATAACAATAAACATGGTTCTAGAAAAAGCGGaaaattgaattttgaattcCATACCTCTCTCTTGCATATGAATCTGAGGCAAGTAAACAGGATCATTCTCTCCTTGGAAATCAGCAAGGTTTCCCGTCTCACTTAGGGAACATGCATGCTGAGCATATCCATCACCTTCTCTGCCAAGTTTCTTTGGTCTCTTATGAACTATAGTCACATCACTAGAGAGATCTTTAGCCTGGACTCCAGATTCTTCATCTGCAATTGTGTGTTAAAAGGTCATGTACTAGTTTGAGCATAAACCTGCAAGTTTGTTACTATTAAGTTTCCTACCTGGGGCAAATCTCTGCAATGCATTCTCTGAAATAGAGAACTGATTTTGAGATTCAAGGAAATGCTCGATTGCTTGCCTAAGAGATAAATTTGGAAGCAAATCCACTTCTGTAAATTTGTGTGAAAAACACCGAGGGCACTTTGCCTTCTCACCGAGAACTCCACGAATACCTGCAAAATCACGGAAATCAAAATTCATATGATGTACAAACCAGTGCCGTAAGCTCCTCATACAAATTTTATACTTAGCACCAATGCATCAAAATATAGGTTAAGAATTTGGCAAATAGCATGCGATTATCTGCAGAGCCAATTGCCTCTCAACCATGCAGAAACAAAAGATGGATATTTATATGTAAAGAAAGAAGACAGCTTACTACGATACAAATAACTCACATCTTTCACAAAAGCTGTGTTGGCAGCATGGTATCATCACAGCCTCCCTTAGAATTTTGTTGCAGATGGAGCATCTGAGTTCTGGTGGCAAGGAAGAATTTTTCTCAGCTAGATCGTAGAGGTCAACGGGTCTtctttacaattttcaaaaaaattatatacaaaaaacaAGTCAGTATTCTCAGATGTAAAAAGCAAAAGAAGAACAAGGGGAAGAAATGAGAAACATTTACTTATCCAGCTTCACATGCTCTTGAATTCTTGATTCCAGCTTTTCTGGTGGAAATTTTCCTTTGGTGTATTCCTGATCAAAACCTACATTGACATAGCAGTATGGTAAGTTTGGCACTTAAAGGGTGATTAAAATATCACCAGGCATAATACGTACCTTTGGGAATAGCTTTAACAAAGTCACCTGCTTGACGCTTTTGGCACCCTGACCTGTACACCAATCATCAAATTGAACCAGTTAATTTTTACTAATACTCCAATCTATTAGCTAATGTAAAAGGAAGACAAAAAAGAGGTATACCTTAATCCTGAGATATTTTCCTTTTTGTTGTCACAGATATTCTTCCTTACAGATGCTATATTAGAGTGTGGAAGGATTTCATCCTGAACCACACACGAATCAATACCAAAATCATCAAAGACATCTATATCTCCACTCTGCAAAAAGGTATGAAGGAGACCTTTACATAAATGGGAGGCAGTTTTTTTTAGGATAAAATGATTATCAGATGTCTTGGTCTAAATACCAAACCTCCGGTAGATATAGATAGTGTCATTTCTATCACCTGATTTGGTTTTTGAATTACAAAAATGCAATGCATGGATCATTCATAATAAAACAAACTGAAAACGTGTGCAAACGCACCTTTTTACAAAGAAGATTTGATTTCTTCATCCCCAAATTTACAATTAGATCATCTGGCCTGCAAAATTAACAAACCATTAAAAAAAGCACAAAGAGCTTATGACTGCTTAGACATCTATTATTATTCAATAAGCATAACTTATGAAAGTATTCCATCCAGTTGAAACTGAAGAGCAACTTGTGTTTTATCTACGAGTACATGATAAGGGTGGAATTTGGTCTTTATCGCAATTGGCAGTGGAAGAGAAACCAAAACATCTTTAAATACAATTCAATTCATCATTAGCACAAACTAACATTGCAGCATTGTGACTGGACGCCACTGTTAAGATGGCTACCCTGACAGATATCCAACTAATCAATGCATTTTTTGAGTAAAGGGGGCTAGCCGGCTAGGTGAAGTGACTCAAGTAGTTAGTACAtgcactttttttattttttgtaaataaaaagaaTCCAAACTGAAATTTAAGGAGTGCCCTGGTGGTGGCAAAGCTGCCCCTAGTTAATATTGATTCTCAATAGTCTCCCctatacttaaaatatataaaatatctgAGAAACGATATTGTGACATTCTTGTATGCTTATCATcatgattattaataattttataaaaaaattgtatagtgATGTTAAGTCAAAATGTGAAAGTGCAGAATACACTTGGAGGGGCCATAAGCTTATGAAACATAAGTCAGCATACAAGTAAGAAAAAACAATAAACGTAAACAACATCATAAGGAAATAAGTCATGAATAATTCTATAAATTTCCAAAATAGCctgcaaacaaaacaaaacaaaatcaacGCTCTTTATGAGTTATCCTTTCCCTTAAAAAACTTTGAAACTGATTCGGCGCAAATAGACAGAAAAGGATTATAGATTATTTAAAACGGGGGTAGTTAAACTTGGCGTGTGTCCACACGCACAAATAcagataaaattcaaatttttcaaAGCAATTCACACCCCCACACTCTCACTGGAACAACATATAATACCTGCTTTCTCCTTACATCTTATGTTTTATTAGGTCAGTAAAGTAAAATGTTGCAAAATTATGCACACATTGGCCTTAATGTTCTAAATGCAATTACTCTTCCATAGTTCCCAACATTATCCAATGTCATAATGATAACAACAATtaagtaaaaaaatgaaatcaacTGAATCagacaattaataaataataagtgaGAAACTTACGGAGCTGCAGGAACTGATCCGGCAGGAACCCTTTTAATTATCACACTCGAATTGCTAGGAATTTGATGAGTCCCATCCTTATACTCTGAATTCAATCAACATTGGCATCATTAGTCACACATTTTAAAGTTACAGAACCATATTAACCACAAATCAAtaattacacacacatatataggcCCAGACCAGAATAAATACACATTCATTTTCTAAAATTAGCCCGGCCTTCAGCCAAGATTAGCCCCTCTCCGAAGAACCCCTAATTTCTACTTCTTTTAAACTAACAATAAAAGAATAGCAGAATTAAAGCAAAAGTGCATATCTATTTTAAATGAACATTGTGTGTACAGCAGAATTGGAAGAAACCACATATGACCTGTAaacagagagaggggggggagggagaggggggggggacagagggagagaggagaacggagggagagggagagggggagagagagggagggggagagagagagagagagagagagagagagagagagagagagagagagagagagagagagcgagcgagggagggagggagggagggagggagggagagagagagagagagagagagagagagagagagagaccttgaCCAGTAACAGGGTCAGAGAAAACGAGATCGAAGTCATGACACGAATTAAGGTTTTTGCGAGCAATAATCTTCGACTTAAGTTCCATAACCGATATCGCCGGCCGGTCTCCGATATCCACCTCGTCAAAGCTCACCGCGCTCCTAAACTTGAATCGTATATGCATGATATCCAATTCGAACTGTATGTATAATTTAATCCACTCTTTACTCTTCAATCGTTCGTGCTTTTGTTTGTGCAGAGAGATTCAATAAGTTTCAGACAAGCAGGGAACTATGTTAGAAAAGGAGTTGGGGTTTTATACATGTGTTTCGAACCCGAAAACAACGCAGTTCCACGTGTCTCGCGCGTGAACCTGTCCTTATAGCACAACGTTGACGTGTGTCGATGAAAATCTCGTGTTTCAATTTCATAGCTTGTGGGCTCTTTGAGGCCTAAACAAAGACTTCAGCTTCATGGATGGGTCAATGGCCCATACCTCACAAAAATGTACTGGCTGCTTCTTTGGTCCAATGGCCCATATCGGTCCAGTAAGTTGTGATTGGGCCATAATAACTGGTTAAATGAGCTGGATTTGACCCTACATGTTAGTTTGTCATCAGTTTCGCCATTATACTCTCTTAAGTCCACTTTGATACGATTTTCGAAAGCTattcaatctttattttttacgAGTAGGGTTATcccaaatttaattttaaagttTTCACAAATAACCGTGATTGATAAATGATAACTAATTTTATGTGAATAAACGATTGACCGATAATTTTTGAGATAAATGTGAACCGGTAAAACTTCAAAGTGAAAAGGATTCAAAAAGAATTGTCGAAGACTGCATATTAAAAAGTCAGAAGggttcgttttttttttttgatcaaaAGGATTTCATTAACTCAACAAATCATCCGACACAATTGTCTCCAACAATTGAGATGAAGAAGACGAGTAAACAATAAAGCAATTAGACTCATAAGGAAATCTAGCTAAATGATGAGTTACCTTGTTCGTGTGCTTTTTAACATGACAGAGAACTAGTCTATCAACATTTCGAATTAACTCACGACATTGCTGCAACAGGTCACCAAGTTCCAACAGACCCGGTTCTGAACTTATAAGTAAAAAACAGTGTATTCATAATATTTGTGTAacgaatttataaattaatttctaacttataaatcggAATCTGATAATTtagaaatcattttttttgtgacttgtttttattttttgattttataagtaTGCAGAGAACCGCTTTAATATATAATTCGTTtagttttttattatattaataattattatatctaaTAAGTTGtgaatatcaaaaaatttattcaaacaCACAaagataatactccctccgtttcttaaTACTTTTCCTATTTGTCTTTgacacgtttgccaatacacacttttgatggttaatatttttgatttcgtattgatattaaatataaaaacttcaccgtattaaaatactcgtgaatacgaatctaacaagatcacttaTAGGGATGGCAAAATTTTCCAAACCGACGGATATCCGACCGAACCGATCCGAATGGTttttaccgaacccgatttttatggtttggtttcgggtttggtttttatttttaaaaaccgatTGAATTTGGTACGGTTTTGGTTTTTAGGCCAACCGAACCGATACCGACCCGAATATCCAAAACCCGATTCaaatccgaaccgaaccgaaacacGACCAAACccgatattataaatttatcgtATACCAATAtacagtatatatatacatatcatatttatataaaaatagtcATTATCATAAGATAATGACTACTtgtaaaaaagaataattatattgctatctttttctaataatttttcattacgtattcaaatattgaatatgatacaaatttatttataaatattaaatacttatctttttataatgaaataaaGATAATCtagtattaaataatattcCCGTCCTCTAGGCACCTTTGGCGGAGAGTGTGACAACATAAAAAGGAAAAGTATTATCAAAAATTTTGTTCagctatataaataaaataaaatacttacaattttatattaaaatataatgctTTATTTTCTTGTGTATAACAATTAAcctacatttatttttaataagttgaattaataaaatatttttaaaaagctgaATTAATAACACTTAATTAATACTTAAAAAATGAATCTTCTTTTCGAATTATGAATTATTGTAATTGCTAGTTTAATCATGCATGTTTGTAATAATTTGAGGAtatcttaatttttaaataaaagacttgtttatgaacctatattttaaatatattttttagtatatttttatataattttcggTTTTGGTTAAAACCGAATCGAACCGAAAACCGAtggttcgggtttggtttttgaACTTCGGGTTtcgattcggttcggttcggttttgaaaaacagtattcggttcggtttcggttttcggtaaaACCGAATCATACCGACCGATTGCCATCCTAATCACtcacgactatatttagtcttacaGATTTaacataaattagtaatttatcttatgaacagtcccgacattgcaaataggaaaagaaaaaagacacggagggagtatttatttaACACTTGTAATTAACCTAAGTTAGGCCAGCCTGCCCaataaatacaaattattaGACTGACTTGACATATGTTCTCTCTGAGCTGAAAAGTAAGCAACTTATTCAAGACCTTCTCGGCGTCTCCTGTAAAATTGAATGCTAAAGCTACTGATTAGTTCTCATCCTATTCAAATACTGTATGATTTTCGTATGACGGCTCAGTCTCAATATAATCTTGTAGCAGTTGATTACTTATTCAAACAAAAGATTTTCATGATCATGCAATCTTACAGGCACATCACTCCCACCAGTCTCtccttaattattagtatacTTCTTCTTATGTTGCTGAATAAGTTATTGAGGTAAATTATCAAATCGGTAAAAGATGGGTACAAGAAAATATTGGGGTCGTTTggctgaatttaaaataattgctttttgatttgaaattaatagcaagttaagacttataagtgattaaagtgtttgggataAAAGCTATGAGAGAAATTTTAGCATATGTAACACATTAactttgataaataattatgcCTTTACATCCTCGAGAAGACTAACCTCTTGGAGCAAGTCTAACAATATCTTAAATTGATGTCTTAAGTTGAATTCAAAGCATTTGGATAAAATGTGTGTTCCAACAATGTCTTAGTAGTGTCATAAACCACTAAGACATCCAACAAATGCTTCATTTTCAAACACGGCTAAGTATGTCCTAAACTATTTCAATGCATCTCTCTCCTCTTGGTTTTTCACTTCCTTCTTGTACcacttcaaattaattatttattaacataAACCGCGCGCGAAGTTCGCACGCCGTAACAGCATGTACACCTACACCTATATGTCTTCGTAGTTGTGCATCACCCTTGTACGTGATATAAAACTTATTATCTCTCTTTACTAATTTAACGTGGGGCAAAGTACAAAGCCACAAATACATTTCAAATCTTCAACCCTATTTTCCTATAAATTATGCTAAAAAATCCATTAACATGGGGCAAAGTACAAACCaacaaatatatttcaaaccTTCAACCCTATTTTCTTATTGACTATGctaaaaaatccaaatataaaaatgtaatCCACGTGATAACGGATAATTAATTTCCAACAATTATTTGCCTCACGtctcaaatttttaatttttttgcaatCCAATATGAGAGATATcacattattttaaatatttggacAAGTATGAAGAAACAATACATGAGTTGAAATACGTGaacttataaaataaaatgaactcTTGTTATTAGATTATCTAATTGTGTTCTTTAAAATAAATCGATAATTTCACATATTTTTGACAGAAATTTTATGTACGACAATCGAATTAAATACTTAAAACTCAGTCAAAAGCTAATCGACTAGTATGAGTCTGGTATGATTCGAACAAATTGTCCATCAGCTAAATTGAATGACATTgatcttcaaatattttaatcactaaaAATTATAATGTTGTGTTTGATCAGACAGAATAGAAGAGGATGGGTTTCAATAGGATGAATATTTTGGAACAGaagattaaatataaaattattgtgATAAAATCGGATAATAACTTAGTTACAAGAGAGAATCAGACAGTTTTAAATTAGACTGTTTTTTTTAGTGAGTACATAAGGAATGAAATGAGTTCAAAGATTAtgacaacaacaaaaaatgagtTCAAAGATGAAATTTTTGAACAATcatattcttcaaattttgtttcactttattgaaatttattaacCCAATCAAATATAACAATATAACATAAGAAGAATTAATGTTAATCGACAAGATCTGTAACCATTTTTTGATAGGAATGATTTGTTCAAGTCACTCTGAGATCGAGGATCTGCTAAACTATAAGAAAGGGTTGATTTCATTGATCAAACAAACTCAAGTATTGGTTTAATCTACTTgcagataaatttaaaaatcggCCGCCTTTGATGAAGTCTTAATCAAAAAATGGACCAACAGGCAACAACATAGTAAAGTAGGAATAATTAGGAGGAATGTATATAATTACAAATCTTCATTAGCTAAGCAAATCTTAGCTTTCTATGTCCTAGGATCCTGAAATCTAGAAAATTAAACAGATCTATGCCAAGTAAATTAGGCCGCTTTTAGTATATGACAAGCATTTGGTCTGTGGAGAGACTGCATAGGAATAGTGGTCGTATCAAATGGTTGATTTGTTTTATCAAGTTCTGAATATACAAgcttatatatatgaaatatattttaatttttatatatttatatactaaTTTATACATAATAAAAGTCAAGATTTtcatttcaacaaaaaaaaattggttatgATTTACCAAGTATAATTCAGTTTGAACAAAAAGTAGAAGGTAGAAGAAatgattatgaattttatactaaaatttatattctatttataaattcttcttttatttggtttttaacaaaaatgaataaaatttgtATCTTAATCATAAATTTCGTTTCTATTTGATTTTAACAATACTCTCTTCACCgtaaaaagaatatttagacctattctatttacaaaatataattttatttgatttagaatattaaatattattcatattttatatataaatttttaaattctaaatcAACTTAATCATCTTCAACCATCCGGaaccaaaatttattaatacgttctataaattaacatataaaaattatgtttaagAAAATTCGACTCTAGATAGTCTATAACCTATATTTGAACCCTTACTTATAAGAAATCTGTAACAACATTCCACATCATTTTttattacaataatataaaatacttatatatattatttttaaattataattaaataatataattaatatcatcCAAACCCAATGTCTTGAAAATCCAATAAATTTGATGGATGTCTAATTTAGCCCCACAATTTTAACAGATTTCGATGATGCACTCACTACTTCCAGACTTCAAGTTAAAAATGATTCAAAACTTTGGATTTCAAACAAGGCAAATTGCCTCTAGGTTCATGAAATTCAGCTCTAGCCATTGAGGGAGTGTCCTGCCATACCGCGTTAAAGAATGCTAATGCTGGAACTTctctatttaaattaaaattttcaaattggtGCATTCTAATTATTGATAAGACGAATGCAACAATACAAATTTGTCCAAAGACAACTAGACAAACCAGATTATCTGTaacaataattaattttatcagGATAAATTGAAACTCAAAAAGAGCCAAAGGCCTTCACTAATCCTTCCTTTGTCCTGTTACAATTTTCCGATATACACAATTTCAGCTTCAATCAAGTAGTGTGTAGACCCCCACAAAATGTCACAACTTACCTCATATACCTATCATATTTTGGCATTCATTACATGTGCCAATCAAAATTTGACGATATCCACAGAATAGTTTTAAACTCGGACACagaataaatcttaattttaaagaTAGTAAAGATCACCGGATATTTTGAACAATTTTAAATCTAGAAACAGAAgacttcttaatttttttttataagagaatagttcttaattttaaaaataataaagatgatcatatattttttctt
Protein-coding regions in this window:
- the LOC108216390 gene encoding uncharacterized protein LOC108216390 isoform X1 yields the protein MHIRFKFRSAVSFDEVDIGDRPAISVMELKSKIIARKNLNSCHDFDLVFSDPVTGQEYKDGTHQIPSNSSVIIKRVPAGSVPAAPPDDLIVNLGMKKSNLLCKKSGDIDVFDDFGIDSCVVQDEILPHSNIASVRKNICDNKKENISGLRSGCQKRQAGDFVKAIPKGFDQEYTKGKFPPEKLESRIQEHVKLDKRPVDLYDLAEKNSSLPPELRCSICNKILREAVMIPCCQHSFCERCIRGVLGEKAKCPRCFSHKFTEVDLLPNLSLRQAIEHFLESQNQFSISENALQRFAPDEESGVQAKDLSSDVTIVHKRPKKLGREGDGYAQHACSLSETGNLADFQGENDPVYLPQIHMQERGEGGRVSGTARYRKADRTCYMCNAPDHFIRDCPFANGSHHMPQTGNSVYEVGGMATNVTPYWNNTAFGPLMPYPTMYGNTGLMPFSASLYPVSPIEVYPYMPYMYGHVPAFGGNPRMASVAPLAGNTSANPFTHAERSNSEVEYKSNNSKRYDGERHSHNHYNVTKNRHERRGHYGSDSSCSNHGETDKNMLFSDDKNFIEKYCSQFGPRVEPSSSRDEKRWCRGGDHRRGSSHHRDGVKYIRNE
- the LOC108216390 gene encoding uncharacterized protein LOC108216390 isoform X2, encoding MHIRFKFRSAVSFDEVDIGDRPAISVMELKSKIIARKNLNSCHDFDLVFSDPVTGQEYKDGTHQIPSNSSVIIKRVPAGSVPAAPPDDLIVNLGMKKSNLLCKKDEILPHSNIASVRKNICDNKKENISGLRSGCQKRQAGDFVKAIPKGFDQEYTKGKFPPEKLESRIQEHVKLDKRPVDLYDLAEKNSSLPPELRCSICNKILREAVMIPCCQHSFCERCIRGVLGEKAKCPRCFSHKFTEVDLLPNLSLRQAIEHFLESQNQFSISENALQRFAPDEESGVQAKDLSSDVTIVHKRPKKLGREGDGYAQHACSLSETGNLADFQGENDPVYLPQIHMQERGEGGRVSGTARYRKADRTCYMCNAPDHFIRDCPFANGSHHMPQTGNSVYEVGGMATNVTPYWNNTAFGPLMPYPTMYGNTGLMPFSASLYPVSPIEVYPYMPYMYGHVPAFGGNPRMASVAPLAGNTSANPFTHAERSNSEVEYKSNNSKRYDGERHSHNHYNVTKNRHERRGHYGSDSSCSNHGETDKNMLFSDDKNFIEKYCSQFGPRVEPSSSRDEKRWCRGGDHRRGSSHHRDGVKYIRNE